In a single window of the Acinetobacter tibetensis genome:
- a CDS encoding SAM-dependent methyltransferase, producing the protein MDFMIQKSLELIENGKVPDPVIRAGIKILSKKRLAQEGRFDPALAAQRYMDVLTMLKNSEIAIETDKANEQHYELPTTFFQAVLGKRLKYSASLFEHADTTLDQAEEAALACYCQRAQLKDGQDILEIGCGWGSLSLYMAEHYPTARITVVSNSSTQRQYIQEQARLKKLDNLNVITCDVNVLQLEPESFDRVVSVEMFEHVRNYQKLFENISIWLKPDGLLWCHIFCHRFLHYPFEVKNEFDWMSQYFFSGGLMPAASTFLHFQQHLQLEQHWQWAGTQYERTANAWLENMDGKQAELKPLFEQTYGADAAIWWQRWRIFFMACAELFGYDHGREWVIGHFLLKKKAV; encoded by the coding sequence ATGGACTTTATGATTCAAAAATCCTTAGAACTGATCGAAAATGGCAAGGTACCAGACCCCGTGATTCGTGCTGGTATTAAAATCTTGAGCAAAAAACGTTTGGCACAAGAAGGTCGGTTTGACCCAGCACTGGCAGCACAGCGTTATATGGATGTGCTGACCATGCTGAAAAACAGCGAAATTGCCATTGAGACCGACAAAGCCAATGAGCAGCACTATGAACTGCCGACCACATTTTTTCAGGCAGTACTCGGTAAGCGCCTGAAATATAGCGCGAGTCTCTTTGAACATGCCGATACGACGCTAGATCAAGCCGAAGAAGCCGCTCTTGCCTGCTATTGCCAGCGAGCACAACTGAAAGACGGGCAGGATATTTTGGAAATTGGCTGCGGTTGGGGTTCTTTAAGTCTGTATATGGCCGAGCATTATCCAACGGCCCGTATTACGGTCGTGTCAAACTCTTCAACGCAGCGTCAGTATATTCAGGAACAGGCCCGTTTAAAAAAACTGGATAACCTTAATGTGATCACTTGTGATGTCAATGTGTTGCAACTTGAACCCGAATCTTTCGACCGTGTGGTTTCGGTGGAGATGTTTGAGCATGTACGCAACTATCAAAAACTGTTTGAAAATATCAGTATTTGGCTCAAACCAGATGGCTTATTGTGGTGTCATATTTTCTGCCATCGTTTCTTGCATTATCCGTTTGAAGTCAAAAATGAGTTTGACTGGATGTCGCAATATTTCTTCAGTGGTGGTTTGATGCCGGCAGCCTCAACTTTCCTACATTTTCAGCAGCATTTGCAGCTAGAACAGCACTGGCAATGGGCGGGTACGCAGTATGAACGTACCGCAAATGCTTGGCTAGAAAATATGGATGGTAAACAGGCCGAGCTAAAGCCCCTGTTTGAACAAACCTATGGCGCGGATGCCGCAATCTGGTGGCAGCGCTGGCGAATTTTCTTTATGGCCTGTGCCGAACTGTTTGGTTATGACCATGGACGCGAATGGGTCATTGGCCACTTTCTGTTGAAGAAGAAAGCCGTATAA
- a CDS encoding sensor histidine kinase has protein sequence MLKLFRDKRDHPLGEVFNRYYWLQIGFIALSVVIGIGFSAWVIKGSLLRTALEQEMSHYWQRLERNPAAELPDTKNLYGYRWNTVPPSQFKNMSLEQGVNRHFVDGKERMTVYGEKDGQHVLLVFGESNVNKLVWLFGLAPLMVSLFVLYSVLWWWNRRARRYFSPITRLANALEHIDWEHQKNQASPFHDIRTDSNLEAEYLKQALEKYHQVLSDFIQREREFTSDVSHELRTPLTILKGNVQLCQARYGDNKSFTRLHNTIEDMQLLVDTLLAIARNATDTLTAEPTMLSECLENLLQDLDNVSHNKGMQIDLQKDLDEQPRKLYPSMTKMVFGNILRNALNYSQGTEIDVILQKNTVLIADNGVGIPLPNNSKVQELSGQQLQLEIKGHGIGLQLVQKLCKQLGWRVELFDRQYYLNTHQDVDLAMTTGLIVVVYLN, from the coding sequence ATGTTAAAGCTGTTTAGGGACAAACGTGATCATCCTCTGGGTGAGGTGTTTAACCGCTACTACTGGCTGCAAATCGGATTCATTGCCCTGTCTGTGGTGATTGGGATTGGCTTCAGTGCCTGGGTGATTAAAGGTTCTTTGCTCAGAACGGCGCTAGAACAGGAAATGTCACACTACTGGCAGCGACTGGAACGTAACCCTGCCGCAGAATTGCCCGACACCAAAAACCTGTATGGTTACCGTTGGAATACTGTGCCACCCTCCCAATTTAAGAATATGTCGCTTGAGCAAGGGGTGAATCGGCATTTTGTTGATGGTAAGGAACGCATGACCGTTTATGGCGAAAAAGACGGGCAGCATGTCCTGTTGGTATTTGGCGAGAGTAATGTCAATAAACTGGTCTGGCTGTTTGGTCTGGCACCACTGATGGTCAGCTTGTTTGTGCTTTATAGTGTGCTGTGGTGGTGGAATCGCCGTGCTCGGCGTTATTTTTCTCCAATTACCCGTCTAGCCAATGCATTGGAGCATATTGATTGGGAACATCAAAAAAATCAGGCTTCACCGTTTCATGACATTCGGACTGACTCAAATCTGGAAGCGGAATATCTGAAGCAGGCGCTAGAAAAATATCATCAGGTATTAAGCGATTTTATTCAACGTGAACGTGAGTTTACCAGTGATGTCAGCCATGAGCTGCGTACCCCGCTGACCATTTTAAAAGGCAATGTACAGCTATGTCAGGCACGCTATGGCGATAACAAGTCATTTACTCGTTTGCACAATACCATTGAAGATATGCAACTGCTGGTTGATACCTTGTTAGCAATCGCACGCAACGCCACCGATACTTTAACCGCTGAACCGACGATGCTTTCAGAATGTCTGGAAAATCTGCTTCAGGATCTGGACAACGTTAGCCATAACAAAGGTATGCAGATTGATTTGCAAAAAGACCTCGATGAACAGCCACGTAAACTTTACCCGTCGATGACCAAAATGGTATTTGGTAATATTTTGCGGAATGCACTGAATTATTCACAAGGCACAGAAATTGATGTCATTCTGCAAAAAAATACAGTATTGATTGCAGATAATGGTGTCGGCATTCCTTTACCGAATAACTCCAAGGTGCAAGAACTGTCGGGGCAGCAATTGCAATTAGAGATTAAAGGTCATGGCATTGGACTGCAATTGGTACAGAAGTTGTGCAAGCAGCTTGGCTGGCGGGTGGAGTTGTTTGATCGGCAGTATTATCTCAATACCCATCAGGATGTTGATTTGGCGATGACGACTGGACTGATTGTCGTCGTGTATTTAAATTAA
- a CDS encoding response regulator transcription factor, with the protein MSKHFILMVEDHYELASTLCEFLEEHGFVVDHARNLNAARQLLKQQRYHILLLDINLPDGSGYELCEWLRNKEGMDLPVLMLTARDTLNDKLKGFNSGTDDYLVKPFDFNELVVRVKALIKRSLGEVSSGRLQIHDLILDPATQQLTRAGQTIELPPIQFKLLKLLMRHSPKVLTKQEIMIELWGDEEPESDALRSHIYNLRKMVDKPFEQKLIHTISGVGLKITLEA; encoded by the coding sequence ATGTCTAAACATTTTATTTTGATGGTTGAAGATCATTATGAACTGGCATCTACCTTATGCGAGTTTCTAGAAGAGCATGGTTTTGTGGTCGATCATGCTCGAAACCTAAATGCTGCGCGCCAATTGCTCAAGCAGCAACGCTATCATATTTTACTTTTAGATATTAACTTGCCTGATGGTTCGGGTTATGAACTATGTGAATGGCTACGAAATAAAGAAGGTATGGATCTTCCTGTGCTGATGCTCACCGCACGCGATACGCTGAATGACAAACTCAAAGGTTTCAATTCAGGCACGGATGATTATCTAGTCAAGCCCTTTGATTTTAACGAGCTGGTGGTTCGAGTCAAAGCTTTAATCAAGCGTTCACTGGGTGAAGTCTCCTCTGGCCGTCTTCAAATTCATGATCTGATTCTGGACCCTGCAACACAGCAACTGACTCGTGCAGGACAAACCATTGAACTGCCCCCTATTCAGTTCAAATTACTCAAACTACTGATGCGTCATTCGCCTAAAGTTCTGACTAAACAGGAAATTATGATAGAGCTGTGGGGGGATGAAGAGCCTGAAAGCGATGCCCTGCGTAGTCATATTTATAATTTGCGTAAAATGGTCGATAAGCCTTTTGAGCAAAAGCTCATTCATACCATATCTGGTGTAGGGTTAAAGATCACTTTAGAAGCTTAA
- a CDS encoding chalcone isomerase family protein: MGTAFQKVAITTVLMFGSFGSWAHAQSLNKCGNGPLMVGQKQVGVASYFAQNCNQPWQGQNIQMDFTYTQNIPEWAFKRAATHLLQRNIKDQKIQAVFNPITDLYRPVKSGYLYQLKYIHATHTLSLYLNQKMQGQLQNPQAQQYFNIWLGPQPFSAKLKQQLIK; this comes from the coding sequence ATGGGTACTGCCTTTCAAAAAGTAGCCATAACCACTGTACTGATGTTCGGGAGTTTCGGTTCGTGGGCGCATGCACAGAGCTTAAATAAATGTGGTAATGGCCCACTCATGGTGGGACAAAAACAGGTCGGTGTGGCCAGTTACTTTGCGCAAAACTGTAATCAGCCTTGGCAAGGTCAAAACATACAGATGGATTTTACCTATACGCAGAATATTCCAGAATGGGCATTCAAACGTGCAGCCACACATCTACTCCAACGTAATATCAAAGATCAAAAAATTCAGGCTGTTTTCAATCCAATCACCGATTTGTATCGTCCAGTGAAGTCAGGATATCTATACCAACTGAAGTATATCCATGCCACACACACATTAAGCCTATACTTAAACCAGAAAATGCAGGGACAACTCCAAAACCCGCAGGCCCAGCAATATTTTAATATATGGCTAGGTCCTCAGCCATTTAGTGCTAAATTAAAACAGCAATTAATAAAGTAG
- a CDS encoding nuclear transport factor 2 family protein, whose amino-acid sequence MNQVKTLMAIALSLPVLFLSGCKSVPRYSSDYANARASIQGIPLDDAKALEIGTRFTSAFNTLGTPKFVENAGVLYADQLFINDTLSQFSSRKKLLEHFQGMNQRVSNVTVSLLNTSYHQDSAYVHWHMIYDFKMFGKTRTMDSFGISEIKVNPNHQIIFQQDFWDPANGLYRSLPYVGGTYSWVLPFKK is encoded by the coding sequence ATGAATCAAGTCAAAACGTTAATGGCAATTGCCTTATCCTTACCAGTGCTTTTCCTGTCAGGATGTAAAAGTGTTCCTCGTTATTCATCTGATTATGCAAATGCCAGAGCGAGTATTCAGGGAATACCCTTAGATGATGCAAAAGCACTAGAAATCGGCACCCGCTTCACTTCGGCATTTAATACCTTGGGCACACCTAAATTCGTTGAAAATGCTGGAGTACTGTATGCAGATCAGCTTTTTATTAACGACACTCTGTCGCAATTTTCATCGCGTAAAAAACTGCTTGAACATTTTCAGGGTATGAACCAGCGGGTGAGTAATGTCACTGTCAGTTTATTAAATACTTCATATCATCAAGACTCTGCCTATGTGCATTGGCATATGATTTATGATTTTAAAATGTTCGGCAAAACACGAACAATGGATTCATTTGGAATCAGTGAAATAAAGGTCAACCCAAACCATCAGATTATTTTCCAACAAGATTTCTGGGATCCAGCCAATGGTCTGTATCGTTCTTTGCCCTATGTAGGAGGAACCTATTCATGGGTACTGCCTTTCAAAAAGTAG
- a CDS encoding LysR family transcriptional regulator, with product MKRRTLPPLNALKAFEAVARNKSFSLAAEELCVTHSAISHQIKQLEEWLDKKLFIRHSSTISLTTDAEELSRVCTHLFNRLEQCVFELTNKTSEVEVVIGASHSFMANWLIPRLEKLEVIYPNIHIKLMTCNDLKLLEKEKIDIFINSISENHILPNFLNKYLLFPDNMGPICNREINPLHTKNDLLNYPLLHTHSNKSAWHTWFNQSKIHFSPKANDRYFDRLNLMIEAAVSGLGIAIAPQILVEKEILNGRVIAPFGFIYCDYNFYAMVRKNNENRDVMNIIHWLMTEEKRESEI from the coding sequence ATGAAACGCAGAACATTACCTCCCCTTAATGCTTTAAAAGCATTCGAGGCAGTCGCCAGAAATAAAAGTTTCAGCTTAGCTGCGGAAGAATTGTGTGTCACCCATAGTGCGATTAGTCATCAAATAAAGCAGTTAGAAGAATGGTTAGATAAAAAATTGTTTATTCGGCATTCCTCTACCATCTCTCTGACAACGGACGCAGAAGAATTATCTCGAGTTTGTACGCATCTTTTTAATCGTTTAGAACAATGTGTCTTTGAGTTAACAAATAAAACATCAGAGGTAGAAGTTGTAATAGGCGCTTCTCATAGTTTTATGGCAAATTGGCTGATTCCCCGATTAGAAAAGCTCGAAGTCATTTATCCCAATATCCATATCAAATTAATGACATGTAATGACTTAAAATTGTTAGAAAAAGAGAAAATTGACATATTTATCAATAGCATCAGTGAGAATCATATACTTCCCAACTTTTTGAATAAATATCTTTTATTTCCCGATAACATGGGGCCTATTTGTAATCGTGAAATAAATCCGCTTCATACAAAAAATGATCTTTTAAATTATCCATTACTTCATACCCACTCAAATAAAAGCGCATGGCATACATGGTTTAATCAGTCCAAGATTCACTTTTCCCCAAAAGCGAATGATCGTTATTTTGATCGTCTCAATTTAATGATAGAAGCTGCTGTGTCTGGGTTAGGAATTGCGATAGCCCCTCAAATTTTAGTAGAAAAAGAAATATTAAATGGAAGGGTCATTGCTCCTTTTGGTTTTATCTATTGTGACTATAATTTTTATGCAATGGTCAGAAAAAATAATGAAAATCGTGATGTCATGAATATCATTCATTGGTTAATGACTGAAGAAAAAAGAGAAAGTGAAATTTAA
- the trpB gene encoding tryptophan synthase subunit beta, with protein sequence MTTPYTGNGPDDLGFFGKFGGCYMPESLMPALQELEQAFNTVRHKPEFWAEYQQILTDFVGRPSPLFYAKNLTAYAGGARIYLKREDLNHTGAHKINNCVGQILLAKFMGKTRIIAETGAGQHGVATATVCALFKMKCTIFMGETDIQRQQMNVERMKLLGAEVRSVQKGRGTLKDAMNEALRDWIRHVDTTYYLLGTGAGPHPYPTMVREFQKIIGLEARNQILLKENKLPDALVACVGGGSNALGLMHPFLEDLNVKMFGVEAGGKGTNHGEHAASICKGQVGVLHGNLTYLLQDLDGQILEGHSISAGLDYPGIGPEHGLLFETGRVTYTAITDQEAVNAFQLLSQQEGIIPALESSHAIAYAIQLAQEMQPEQIIIVNLSGRGDKDLNTVKKYLAGATA encoded by the coding sequence ATGACAACCCCTTATACAGGTAATGGTCCTGATGACTTGGGATTTTTTGGTAAATTTGGCGGATGTTACATGCCAGAAAGCTTAATGCCAGCACTTCAAGAATTAGAGCAAGCCTTTAATACTGTTCGGCACAAACCTGAATTTTGGGCTGAATATCAGCAGATTTTAACGGACTTTGTTGGACGTCCTAGTCCTCTTTTCTATGCAAAAAACCTAACAGCTTATGCAGGCGGCGCTCGAATATATCTCAAGCGAGAAGATTTGAACCATACGGGTGCGCATAAGATCAATAATTGTGTCGGGCAAATCTTATTAGCCAAATTTATGGGGAAAACTAGAATCATTGCAGAAACGGGTGCTGGACAACATGGTGTTGCAACAGCAACGGTTTGCGCACTGTTTAAGATGAAATGTACCATTTTTATGGGAGAAACAGATATTCAGCGCCAACAAATGAATGTTGAACGCATGAAATTACTCGGTGCTGAAGTCAGAAGTGTTCAAAAAGGTCGTGGGACTTTAAAAGATGCCATGAACGAAGCATTACGTGACTGGATTCGGCATGTGGATACAACCTATTACCTGTTGGGTACTGGCGCAGGCCCTCATCCATATCCCACCATGGTCAGAGAATTTCAGAAAATTATTGGTCTAGAAGCCAGAAACCAAATACTCCTCAAAGAAAATAAACTGCCTGATGCTCTAGTTGCTTGCGTTGGTGGCGGATCAAATGCATTAGGGCTGATGCATCCTTTTCTAGAAGACCTGAATGTCAAAATGTTTGGCGTTGAGGCAGGTGGAAAAGGAACAAATCACGGTGAACATGCCGCCTCTATTTGCAAAGGTCAAGTTGGTGTGCTGCATGGTAATTTAACCTATTTATTACAAGATTTAGATGGGCAGATTTTAGAAGGGCATTCTATATCAGCCGGCTTAGATTATCCTGGTATTGGCCCTGAGCATGGCCTTCTGTTTGAAACAGGACGTGTGACATATACGGCTATAACCGATCAAGAAGCTGTAAATGCATTTCAGCTTTTAAGCCAACAGGAGGGCATTATTCCTGCGCTTGAGAGTTCTCATGCGATTGCGTATGCGATTCAACTTGCTCAAGAAATGCAGCCAGAACAGATCATTATTGTTAATTTAAGTGGCAGAGGCGACAAAGACTTAAACACGGTCAAAAAATATCTTGCAGGAGCTACAGCATGA
- the trpA gene encoding tryptophan synthase subunit alpha, protein MNRLDQKLEQLKLENRSGLVCYFTAGDPNFAESCRLLSQLGQAGADIIEVGIPFSDPVADGEIIQAAHLRALGAGQTVKQTIELVKAIRLHDDQTPIIFMTYLNPIMQYGFETLIAETENLIDGILILDAPYGYRENFEVQLNEKNMHLIAMTAPTTPIERLEQISARATGFLYHVAENGLTGGDFNLPNLEKKIAEIKPIFNIPVAIGFGIKNESHVKALANKVDLIVIGSALVDTFFNKGMNATLEKVTVFSQILRENK, encoded by the coding sequence ATGAACCGTCTAGATCAAAAATTAGAGCAATTGAAACTGGAAAATCGAAGCGGTCTGGTCTGTTATTTTACTGCTGGAGATCCTAATTTTGCAGAAAGTTGTCGTCTGTTGAGCCAATTAGGTCAAGCTGGGGCTGACATTATTGAAGTTGGCATTCCATTTTCCGATCCAGTGGCAGATGGAGAGATCATTCAGGCAGCGCATCTTAGGGCTTTAGGTGCAGGTCAAACGGTAAAACAGACCATTGAGTTGGTAAAAGCAATCAGGCTACATGATGACCAGACACCAATAATTTTCATGACTTATTTAAATCCGATTATGCAATATGGTTTCGAGACACTTATCGCCGAAACAGAAAATCTTATAGATGGAATATTGATTTTAGATGCTCCATATGGATATCGAGAAAACTTTGAAGTGCAGTTAAATGAAAAAAATATGCATTTAATTGCAATGACAGCGCCGACTACCCCTATTGAAAGGTTAGAACAAATCTCAGCGCGCGCGACAGGTTTTTTATATCATGTTGCAGAAAATGGTTTAACAGGGGGAGATTTCAATCTGCCTAATCTTGAGAAAAAGATTGCTGAAATTAAGCCTATTTTTAATATTCCTGTTGCAATTGGCTTTGGGATCAAAAATGAAAGTCATGTTAAAGCCTTAGCCAATAAAGTAGATCTGATTGTTATCGGTTCAGCGCTTGTCGATACTTTTTTTAATAAGGGGATGAACGCGACTTTAGAAAAAGTCACAGTTTTTTCGCAAATCCTTAGAGAAAATAAATAA
- the ribA gene encoding GTP cyclohydrolase II has protein sequence MAIEFVSKSKLPTAFGDFEIIAFQDKCTGEEHIALAKGMNAAPHQPVLVRIHSECLTGDAFGSLKCDCGPQLHSTMKMIHDAGQGVILYLRQEGRGIGLTNKIRAYALQDQGHDTLDANLLLNLPADARKYDMCTIMLDYLKIKNVKLITNNPLKIKSLTDLGINVVERIPLKVGLNSFNKNYLETKQKRMSHLYDNSDF, from the coding sequence GTGGCTATAGAATTTGTTTCAAAATCAAAGTTACCTACTGCATTTGGCGATTTTGAAATTATAGCATTTCAAGATAAATGTACTGGTGAAGAACATATCGCTCTTGCTAAAGGGATGAATGCTGCTCCACATCAACCTGTACTGGTCAGAATACATTCAGAATGCTTAACAGGAGATGCTTTTGGATCACTCAAATGTGATTGTGGTCCACAATTACACTCAACCATGAAAATGATTCATGATGCAGGTCAAGGTGTCATTTTATACTTACGCCAAGAAGGCCGTGGCATAGGACTAACCAATAAAATTCGAGCCTACGCACTTCAAGATCAAGGACATGATACCCTTGACGCTAATTTATTATTAAACCTGCCAGCGGATGCTCGCAAGTATGATATGTGTACCATTATGCTCGATTATTTAAAAATAAAGAATGTAAAACTCATTACAAATAATCCGCTTAAAATTAAATCTTTAACTGATTTGGGAATTAATGTTGTTGAACGTATTCCTTTGAAAGTAGGCTTAAATAGCTTTAATAAGAATTATCTAGAAACAAAGCAAAAACGTATGTCACATCTGTATGATAATAGTGATTTTTAA
- a CDS encoding D-serine ammonia-lyase, whose translation MNPQQIQQLTKQYPIVKTLIELKETIWFNPDFTTLEEGLPYVGLNQADIHDARDRLARFAPYLMTAFPETAANNGIIESELVSIPKMQQQLEAQYRQKIEGTLWLKKDSHLPISGSIKARGGIYEVLYFAEKLALDAGLLTLQDDYAKLNTSEFKKFFSQYSIAVGSTGNLGLSIGIMSAQLGFNVTVHMSADARQWKKDKLRAHGVTVIEYAEDYGVAVEAGRKTALTNPNCYFIDDENSKNLFLGYAVAGERLKQQLQQRDIQVDQEHPLFVYLPCGVGGGPGGVAFGLKMAFGDHVHCFFAEPTHSPCMLLGIATGLHDQISVQEIGIDNITDADGLAVGRASGFVGRAMQHLLDGLYTLDDQTLYQLLGLLNRTEALQLEPSALAGMLGPVLICKHSEYAAMHHFTAQQLQNAHHIVWGTGGGMVPQEEMANYLAKAAIAN comes from the coding sequence ATGAATCCTCAACAGATCCAGCAACTCACTAAACAGTATCCTATCGTTAAAACATTGATCGAACTGAAAGAAACCATTTGGTTTAATCCTGATTTCACAACACTAGAAGAAGGATTGCCTTATGTTGGACTTAATCAGGCAGATATTCATGATGCACGTGACCGCTTAGCTCGCTTTGCGCCCTATCTAATGACGGCATTTCCAGAAACAGCCGCAAACAATGGCATTATTGAATCTGAACTGGTATCAATTCCAAAGATGCAACAACAATTAGAAGCACAATACAGACAAAAAATTGAGGGAACGCTGTGGCTTAAAAAAGACAGCCATTTACCAATTTCTGGTTCTATTAAAGCTCGTGGAGGTATTTATGAAGTGCTCTATTTTGCTGAAAAATTAGCACTGGATGCAGGCTTACTCACCCTGCAAGATGACTATGCCAAATTAAACACCTCTGAATTTAAAAAGTTTTTCAGTCAGTACAGTATTGCGGTCGGGTCTACTGGAAATCTAGGACTATCCATTGGCATCATGAGTGCACAACTGGGTTTTAATGTGACTGTGCATATGTCGGCAGATGCTCGTCAATGGAAAAAAGACAAATTGCGTGCACATGGCGTCACGGTAATTGAATACGCAGAAGATTATGGAGTTGCGGTCGAAGCAGGACGCAAAACGGCACTGACAAATCCAAACTGCTATTTTATTGATGATGAAAATTCCAAAAACCTGTTTTTAGGCTATGCTGTCGCAGGGGAACGTTTAAAGCAACAATTGCAACAACGTGATATTCAAGTCGATCAAGAACACCCTTTATTTGTCTACTTACCTTGTGGTGTCGGTGGTGGCCCTGGTGGTGTAGCTTTTGGTTTAAAAATGGCATTTGGCGATCATGTTCATTGCTTTTTTGCCGAACCAACACATTCTCCCTGCATGTTATTGGGCATTGCCACAGGCTTGCATGATCAAATCTCAGTACAAGAAATTGGGATCGACAACATCACCGATGCAGATGGACTCGCTGTTGGTCGTGCTTCTGGTTTTGTCGGTCGCGCCATGCAACATTTATTGGACGGTCTTTATACCTTGGATGATCAAACCCTGTATCAATTGCTGGGTTTGCTGAACCGAACCGAAGCACTGCAACTCGAACCTTCAGCTTTGGCAGGCATGTTGGGACCTGTACTCATTTGCAAACATTCTGAATATGCGGCCATGCATCATTTCACGGCACAACAATTGCAGAATGCCCATCATATTGTTTGGGGCACGGGTGGTGGCATGGTACCCCAAGAAGAGATGGCCAATTATTTAGCCAAGGCTGCCATAGCGAATTAA
- the dsdC gene encoding DNA-binding transcriptional regulator DsdC has product MSMSYNNLTGFQLSKLYTFEVAARHESFAMAAAELCLTPSAVSHQINLLEKELNIQLFERLHRKVVLSHAGHRLLAALQLSFDHLSTEIKAIQNQALAGSLTIYARPSITQCWLIPKLQDFIQQYPLIELSILTGNEMVNFQRTGIDLALYFGHQPSQHLHYDYLMDEQIVPVCSPQYAEKMNLIGKLQQLQYCTLLHDSQAWNNETGMDEWQSWATHFSVELGLSKGMLFDRSDLALLAAKQHLGICMGRKRLVQQDLESGALIMPFSEMFLACEQHYYTISGKNPRLPKVDAFIRWLKVQT; this is encoded by the coding sequence ATGAGTATGTCCTATAACAACCTAACAGGTTTTCAGTTATCCAAACTTTATACTTTTGAAGTTGCTGCAAGACACGAATCATTTGCCATGGCAGCCGCTGAGTTATGTTTGACGCCGAGTGCTGTCAGCCATCAAATCAATCTGCTTGAAAAAGAACTCAATATTCAATTATTTGAACGCTTACATCGTAAGGTGGTCTTGAGTCATGCAGGGCACAGATTACTGGCGGCTTTACAATTATCTTTTGATCATTTAAGTACTGAAATAAAAGCAATTCAAAATCAGGCTTTGGCGGGTTCTCTCACCATTTATGCACGACCTTCTATTACCCAATGTTGGCTGATTCCTAAATTGCAGGATTTTATTCAGCAATATCCATTAATTGAACTGTCAATTTTAACAGGCAATGAGATGGTGAATTTTCAACGTACAGGTATTGATCTGGCCCTGTATTTTGGCCATCAACCATCACAACATTTGCATTATGATTACTTGATGGATGAACAAATTGTTCCTGTATGTAGCCCGCAATATGCTGAAAAGATGAATTTAATTGGGAAATTACAACAGTTACAGTATTGTACGTTATTGCATGATAGCCAAGCATGGAACAATGAGACTGGCATGGATGAATGGCAGAGCTGGGCGACTCATTTTTCTGTGGAATTGGGTTTATCGAAGGGGATGCTGTTTGACCGTTCGGATTTGGCATTACTTGCAGCAAAACAACATTTGGGCATTTGTATGGGGCGAAAAAGGTTAGTGCAACAAGACCTTGAAAGTGGGGCATTGATCATGCCATTTTCTGAAATGTTTTTAGCTTGTGAACAGCATTACTACACCATTTCTGGAAAAAATCCACGATTACCGAAAGTTGATGCTTTTATTCGATGGTTAAAAGTTCAAACCTAA